The Amylolactobacillus amylophilus DSM 20533 = JCM 1125 genome contains a region encoding:
- a CDS encoding FtsK/SpoIIIE domain-containing protein: MTSKVKTSRYLRGQALVVIESLLLLLVVGIFLTTRYLQMMIPDVILIVCIFAITVVGTCSVTFWSMRNHISKGWRFALRHYKLCLSVRRALLDAAYYVPRQFFGTAVAQLPKIKLTFTDNYQRGMLLVENRVKYAQRLDTAQLSSALRRYVVERSYLSDDENYYCFELFDSRLERRLEFRSLDELLSYNAQVGDLELFIDKFTVIPLHHTLIVGQTGSGKTYGVYSFLLQMLIKPVQYQLYLADPKGSSLSILGDMIAPDCTAEDVDDIVALLREFNDVMDKRKADLKAKLATKLEASYSDFGFNPYVFIFDEYASFQSVVQAMDKKHRDEVNKLISQIVLQGRQLGFFLFIVMQKSDSTSLPTMIRDNLPLKIVLGNAEQQTYVTAFGTGVEIPSRDFRKGEGVYTFPGIANTPKLCAFSYLNFDINAAFRAKRGLCNNPRSSKGA, translated from the coding sequence GTGACAAGTAAGGTTAAAACTTCACGGTACCTTCGTGGACAGGCCTTGGTTGTCATTGAATCCCTATTACTGTTACTGGTAGTAGGGATTTTCCTTACCACGCGGTACCTTCAAATGATGATTCCTGATGTAATTCTAATTGTATGTATCTTCGCGATTACAGTTGTTGGTACGTGCTCGGTCACATTTTGGTCGATGCGTAACCATATTAGTAAAGGTTGGAGATTTGCACTACGCCATTACAAGTTGTGTTTGTCGGTTCGCCGTGCTTTGCTTGATGCCGCTTATTATGTACCGCGGCAGTTCTTCGGAACTGCCGTGGCCCAGTTGCCTAAAATTAAGCTCACTTTCACAGATAATTATCAGCGTGGAATGCTGTTGGTCGAGAATCGTGTGAAGTATGCCCAACGTTTGGACACTGCCCAGTTATCCAGTGCATTAAGGCGATATGTGGTTGAACGCTCGTATCTTAGTGATGATGAGAATTACTACTGTTTTGAATTGTTTGATAGTCGTCTTGAACGACGATTAGAGTTCCGTTCTCTTGATGAATTGCTAAGTTACAATGCACAAGTTGGTGATTTGGAGTTGTTCATTGATAAGTTCACTGTGATTCCGTTACACCACACGCTAATTGTTGGGCAGACGGGTTCTGGTAAGACATACGGTGTGTATTCTTTCCTGTTGCAGATGCTTATCAAGCCGGTGCAATATCAACTATATCTAGCCGATCCGAAAGGCTCCAGCCTTTCGATTCTCGGCGACATGATTGCGCCTGACTGTACCGCTGAAGATGTTGATGATATTGTAGCCCTCCTGCGTGAGTTCAATGATGTGATGGACAAGCGCAAGGCTGATTTGAAGGCTAAGCTGGCCACTAAGCTTGAGGCGTCATATTCGGACTTTGGATTTAACCCGTATGTTTTTATCTTTGATGAATACGCGTCATTCCAAAGTGTTGTGCAGGCTATGGATAAGAAGCACCGCGATGAGGTCAATAAGCTGATTTCGCAAATTGTGCTTCAAGGGCGCCAGTTGGGCTTCTTCCTGTTTATTGTCATGCAGAAGAGTGATAGTACGTCATTACCAACGATGATTCGCGATAACTTGCCACTGAAGATTGTTTTGGGTAATGCTGAACAGCAAACCTACGTCACTGCGTTTGGCACGGGCGTAGAAATTCCTAGCCGTGACTTTCGCAAGGGTGAAGGTGTGTACACATTCCCTGGAATTGCCAACACGCCTAAGTTGTGTGCGTTTAGTTACCTGAATTTTGACATTAACGCCGCTTTTCGTGCCAAGCGGGGGTTATGTAATAACCCCCGCTCCAGTAAAGGAGCCTAA
- a CDS encoding replication initiation factor domain-containing protein: MEPTLLLGIDEFTMVLTVEKSKIDDIGSWPLIALDTIKKFVEMTDIKVIFGKQAQLIGKVPQGYTIGYQFGDNPFYFAIAYHPDNVQMGIVIKFSAYSWSYYCHEWTLVHHSPMNIKQFASLTVSDEFHSRLSRIDFTADFQNVDFTVDDLYRHLTDGTWIVQNADGKKNPSGLSAHEVNKIVETFYVGSKKGNTRLFLRVYDKRREQIEQPSFRYEEALSVESWVRLEAVFKGIYAHQITDSLRNELDDDEPSLKAFIASKLLEKYRFVDAETEEYADLTKMLIRVVEDNEFSRLRLESPRDSELIQSIQYLMFNSGLFTAMYKCDALWGHNSGIELLLRMAAVYLRGRHPPDDAIRWVAIHRKEMEKRTLAELFDEIDANQEAMKKETITTPPTANGDSPAPV; encoded by the coding sequence ATGGAGCCTACACTTTTACTCGGAATTGATGAGTTCACGATGGTGCTAACTGTTGAAAAGTCAAAGATTGATGATATTGGCAGTTGGCCGCTAATTGCCTTGGACACCATCAAGAAGTTTGTTGAGATGACCGACATTAAAGTGATATTCGGCAAACAAGCTCAATTGATTGGCAAAGTTCCGCAAGGTTACACGATAGGTTACCAGTTTGGCGACAATCCGTTTTACTTTGCCATTGCGTACCACCCCGACAATGTTCAGATGGGGATTGTGATTAAGTTTTCGGCCTATTCATGGTCGTACTACTGTCATGAATGGACGCTGGTACATCATTCACCGATGAACATCAAACAGTTCGCTTCACTGACTGTATCTGATGAATTTCATTCTCGGCTTAGTCGAATTGACTTTACCGCTGACTTTCAGAACGTAGATTTTACAGTTGATGACCTGTACCGTCACCTGACTGATGGTACATGGATTGTTCAAAACGCTGATGGCAAAAAGAACCCTTCTGGCTTGTCTGCGCATGAGGTCAACAAGATTGTCGAAACTTTCTATGTTGGTTCTAAAAAGGGCAATACACGGCTGTTCTTGCGAGTCTATGACAAGCGACGTGAACAGATAGAGCAACCTAGCTTTCGTTACGAAGAGGCGTTGTCGGTCGAAAGTTGGGTACGGTTAGAAGCAGTGTTCAAAGGTATATATGCCCACCAAATTACTGATAGCCTCCGTAATGAACTGGACGATGATGAGCCGTCATTGAAGGCATTTATTGCTAGCAAGCTACTTGAGAAATATCGGTTTGTTGATGCAGAGACGGAAGAATACGCCGATTTAACGAAAATGCTTATACGTGTTGTTGAAGATAATGAATTTAGCCGGTTACGCTTAGAAAGCCCACGAGACAGCGAGTTGATTCAATCAATCCAATATTTGATGTTCAATTCTGGCTTGTTTACCGCCATGTACAAATGCGATGCCTTGTGGGGACACAATTCTGGCATTGAGCTGCTGTTAAGAATGGCGGCTGTGTACCTGCGTGGACGTCATCCGCCTGATGATGCAATTAGGTGGGTGGCCATTCACCGTAAAGAGATGGAAAAACGCACGCTGGCAGAATTATTTGATGAAATTGATGCAAACCAAGAAGCTATGAAAAAAGAGACCATCACCACGCCTCCGACAGCAAATGGTGACAGTCCCGCTCCTGTGTAG
- a CDS encoding DUF3173 domain-containing protein — MVIVTSTICKQDLMAIGYKEHTARSLICQAKAIMVQNGYPFYNNRRLGRVPTEVVESIIGTKLQLKAE, encoded by the coding sequence ATGGTAATTGTGACCTCCACAATTTGTAAGCAAGACTTGATGGCGATTGGCTACAAAGAGCACACCGCGCGAAGTTTGATTTGCCAAGCCAAGGCCATTATGGTACAAAATGGGTATCCGTTTTATAACAACCGGCGTTTGGGACGTGTCCCAACAGAAGTTGTTGAGTCAATCATTGGCACGAAGCTTCAATTGAAAGCAGAGTGA
- a CDS encoding tyrosine-type recombinase/integrase has protein sequence MTNKMQQTTKYTGVFKDLKSGMYFYQTELGIDRITGRRVRKKARKDLTGRPFKTATAANKELTRVKREYYQANSYANYQMTYREFMQNIYIPAYKTEVEESTFSVRKGAFNQFCARFGSKKLRDINIEDVQNYRTYLLTDADEGGAGFSQSYASLVFGMFRKTLDRAVTLQYLEFNVSKRIKAIPKSKAIVPYWTATEFKKVIKQIYIGDFLEHLYFVMLWVYFMTGVRVNEGMALWWSDIDLDEKRMRVHHMLYLKSRTDWTRNDYTKTADGKRTIALDDTTVDILRKWRQRQKTVGLGKDDDFVFTYDGLPMIKSTLGRVIQRYANAAGVKPIQGKGLRHSHASYLINEFNVSVLVLSKRLGHSSPDITLRNYSHMWVGADTAIVEQMEGNIKVETAAVSSVKFNGNQSIKKLSEIGAPPSTPPEQCKGA, from the coding sequence ATGACAAATAAAATGCAACAAACAACGAAGTACACCGGCGTTTTCAAGGACTTGAAGAGCGGTATGTACTTCTATCAGACAGAACTTGGAATTGACCGGATTACCGGTCGGCGTGTTAGAAAGAAGGCGCGTAAAGACTTGACCGGCCGCCCGTTTAAGACAGCGACAGCGGCAAATAAAGAATTGACACGAGTTAAGCGAGAGTATTACCAAGCTAACAGTTACGCCAACTATCAAATGACGTATCGTGAGTTTATGCAGAACATCTATATTCCTGCGTACAAAACGGAAGTCGAAGAAAGTACGTTTTCTGTTCGTAAAGGCGCTTTCAATCAGTTTTGCGCTCGTTTCGGGTCTAAGAAGTTGCGGGATATCAATATCGAGGATGTTCAGAATTACCGAACATACTTACTGACTGATGCAGATGAAGGTGGTGCTGGATTCTCACAGTCATACGCGAGTTTGGTGTTTGGTATGTTTCGTAAGACCTTGGACAGGGCGGTTACGCTGCAGTATCTAGAGTTCAATGTGTCAAAGCGGATTAAGGCGATTCCGAAGAGTAAGGCCATTGTGCCATACTGGACGGCTACCGAGTTCAAGAAGGTCATTAAGCAGATTTACATTGGCGACTTTCTGGAACATCTGTATTTCGTAATGCTGTGGGTCTACTTCATGACTGGTGTTCGAGTTAATGAGGGCATGGCCTTATGGTGGAGCGATATTGACTTGGACGAGAAACGTATGCGGGTGCACCACATGCTGTATCTGAAGTCACGGACGGATTGGACACGTAACGACTACACTAAGACTGCGGACGGCAAACGGACAATCGCTTTGGACGATACCACGGTGGATATACTCCGCAAGTGGCGGCAACGGCAAAAAACGGTAGGGCTAGGCAAAGACGATGACTTTGTATTTACCTATGATGGCTTGCCAATGATTAAGTCAACTCTGGGACGAGTTATTCAGCGTTATGCTAATGCCGCTGGTGTGAAGCCTATCCAAGGTAAAGGATTGCGTCATAGCCATGCATCGTACTTGATTAATGAGTTCAATGTGTCGGTTCTGGTACTGTCGAAACGGCTCGGGCATAGCAGTCCGGACATAACTTTGAGAAACTACTCACATATGTGGGTCGGCGCCGATACTGCTATTGTTGAGCAGATGGAAGGCAATATCAAAGTGGAGACTGCGGCAGTAAGTTCGGTCAAGTTTAACGGCAATCAATCAATCAAGAAATTGAGTGAAATTGGTGCCCCACCAAGCACACCACCGGAACAGTGTAAAGG